From Argopecten irradians isolate NY chromosome 2, Ai_NY, whole genome shotgun sequence, the proteins below share one genomic window:
- the LOC138314969 gene encoding rho GTPase-activating protein 12-like isoform X3, with translation MGDNSNYDGSDEEDYIGFGFVTRKLVALYDYSYTDDDGLAVHMKSGEQYHLLEKSGDWWEVIRAGDSKDLSFYVPANYVKFVDDNESNTPDKHQEDSDVGDPGSEMSSLDVHTSLKNGVSNAVDIRENHKPDVGMDIYANSNVSTFMTNNNDAPSKNGSITVRPGMYRRSLSTDDGGDYANLETLREQAGLPPAPKPPVNNDENIYANVDSLNIQPQIAVTISPSPQLSPEEPPIPDEKNCPYLRTLLNVWDAYLDPMTKRNFYIHKETKEKTWKPPRYPKAKSRSVRSATSQYVGPLHNIVDIPTSAPVSVRVDLAASVPEGWTLETCQGVQYYINKRTQEKWSTHTDENGKPYYYKMDTKETAWELPEVSLLTPNGDPASFGSARPRSRSPGTASPQIPRSVKTQSMFLESHLNFSSFQSQAPGGLMSKSSTLPMNPTSGPTPEGGGLPKSQTLPYNLQVLTPSGAPEIDKKQFHPGTSNQGQEKICGKLNKRMIVENGKAIKKSFSPSFVKVLGTNLVFYKNRQAATQQGSKHGKPEFIEPLQGAFVDKYHNPNKRQTNVIVLTTCNKNQYQLQLDDEIDMQKWLSTLQLTIQELGPCMVDQQLLGLPNVSEGLKKTPSMKQKSRKPSEKEKEETDEEKSRFKTLFEKWMKDPQRPTKKQLEDKGIIDYNVFGGSLKQVCERDKTKVPKFVQRCVAAIEKRGLDQDGLYRISGNMAQITKLRSMLNMDRFDYDLDNTELWDIHVLAGSLKLFFRELKEPLFVYAQFDKFILAIAKKTRSEKLKHLKEQVNALPKYNYETLKFLCAHLLRVADKESVNKMSFHNLAIVFGPTLMWKEMDTNFMAHMVMQSQIVEFILLEYKNIFK, from the exons ATGGGGGATAACTCAAATTATGACGGGTCCGATGAGGAAGATTACATTGGTTTCGGGTTTGTTACAAGGAAGCTTGTGGCCCTATATGACTATTCCTATACAGATGATGATGGCCTTGCTGTGCATATGAAAAGTGGAGAACAGTATCATCTGTTGGAGAAGTCTGGGGATTGGTGGGAAGTGATCAGAGCAGGGGACTCGAAAGATCTTTCCTTCTATGTCCCCGCAAATTATGTTAAATTTGTAGACGATAACGAAAGTAACACTCCAGACAAACATCAAGAGGATTCAGATGTGGGTGATCCAGGAAGTGAAATGAGTTCACTTGACGTACATACATCTCTTAAAAATGGTGTGAGTAATGCTGTTGATATTAGGGAAAATCACAAACCAGACGTAGGAATGGATATATATGCCAATAGTAATGTTAGTACATTTATGACAAACAATAATGATGCTCCATCTAAAAATGGAAGTATAACAGTCCGCCCTGGCATGTATCGTCGGAGTTTATCCACTGACGATGGAGGTGACTATGCAAACTTGGAAACATTACGAGAACAAGCAGGATTACCTCCAGCGCCTAAACCACCAGTAAATAAT GATGAGAATATTTATGCCAATGTTGATAGCCTAAACATTCAACCACAGATTGCCGTGACAATCTCTCCTTCACCTCAACTGTCCCCCGAGGAGCCCCCTATCCCAGATGAAAAGAACTGTCCCTACCTAAGGACTCTACTCAATGTCTGGGATGCTTATCTTGACCCAATGACAAAGCGAAATTTCTACATTCACAAGGAAACCAAAGAGAAAACTTGGAAACCCCCAAGATATCCAAAGGCTAAG tcTAGGAGTGTGAGGAGTGCCACCTCACAATACGTTGGG CCCCTGCACAACATAGTTGACATTCCAACATCGGCGCCGGTGAGTGTCCGCGTGGACCTTGCGGCATCTGTACCCGAGGGTTGGACCCTGGAGACTTGTCAGGGTGTTCAATACTACATCAACAAACGAACTCAGGAAAag TGGAGTACCCATACAGATGAAAACGGAAAAccttattattataaaatggaCACCAAGGAAACGGCTTGGGAATTACCAGAG GTTTCGTTGCTAACCCCGAATGGAGACCCGGCCAGTTTTGGGAGCGCCCGCCCTCGATCAAGATCTCCTGGTACCGCCTCTCCTCAAATCCCACGCTCCGTTAAGACACAGTCTATGTTTTTGGAATCGCACCTCAACTTCAGCAGTTTTCAGAGCCAGGCCCCTGGGGGCCTCATGTCCAAGTCTTCTACACTTCCAATGAACCCTACCTCAGGACCTACGCCCGAGGGTGGGGGCCTACCCAAATCTCAGACTCTGCCCTATAATCTTCAGGTATTAACTCCGAGTGGTGCCCCT GAAATTGACAAGAAGCAGTTTCATCCTGGGACATCAAATCAAGGG CAAGAAAAGATATGTGGAAAGCTCAATAAACGGATGATTGTGGAGAATGGAAAAGCAATAAA GAAAAGCTTTAGTCCCTCATTTGTCAAAGTGTTGGGTACGAAtttggtgttttataaaaaccgACAGGCAGCTACACAGCAGGGGTCAAAACATGGAAAACCAGAATTTATTGAGCCTTTACAGGGAGCCTTCGTGGACAAGTATCATAATCCAAACAAACGTCAAACTAATGTCATAGTG CTGACGACATGTAATAAGAACCAGTACCAGCTACAATTGGATGATGAGATTGACATGCAGAAATGGTTGTCTACTCTACAACTTACAATCCAGGAATTG GGTCCATGTATGGTTGATCAACAGCTGCTTGGGTTGCCCAATGTTTCAGAAGGTCTGAAGAAAACACCGTCGATGAAACAGAAAA GTCGGAAACCATCCGAGAAGGAGAAAGAAGAAACAGATGAGGAAAAGTCAagatttaaaacattatttgagAAGTGGATGAAAGACCCGCAGAGACCAACAAAGAAACAACTGGAAGACAAAGGCATAATAGATT ATAATGTGTTTGGTGGTTCGTTGAAGCAGGTGTGTGAACGAGACAAGACCAAAGTACCCAAGTTTGTACAGCGGTGTGTAGCAGCCATAGAAAAAAGAG GCCTAGACCAGGATGGCCTGTACCGTATCAGTGGAAACATGGCCCAGATCACAAAGTTACGCTCCATGTTAAATATGG ATCGGTTTGATTACGACCTTGACAACACAGAACTCTGGGACATACACGTGTTGGCGGGATCTCTAAAGTTGTTCTTTCGTGAGCTGAAGGAGCCACTGTTTGTCTATGCTCAGTTTGACAAGTTTATTCTTGCGATTG CTAAGAAGACACGATCAGAAAAACTGAAACATTTAAAGGAGCAAGTTAATGCATTGCCAAAATATAACTACGAGACACTCAAGTTTCTTTGTGCTCACTTGCTGAG AGTTGCAGACAAAGAAAGTGTCAACAAAATGTCCTTCCATAACTTAGCCATAGTGTTTGGACCGACACTGATGTGGAAAGAGATGGACACAAATTTCATGGCCCACATGGTGATGCAAAGTCAAATTGTCGAGTTTATTTTACTGgaatataagaatatatttaaGTGA
- the LOC138314969 gene encoding rho GTPase-activating protein 12-like isoform X5 has translation MGDNSNYDGSDEEDYIGFGFVTRKLVALYDYSYTDDDGLAVHMKSGEQYHLLEKSGDWWEVIRAGDSKDLSFYVPANYVKFVDDNESNTPDKHQEDSDVGDPGSEMSSLDVHTSLKNGVSNAVDIRENHKPDVGMDIYANSNVSTFMTNNNDAPSKNGSITVRPGMYRRSLSTDDGGDYANLETLREQAGLPPAPKPPVNNIAVTISPSPQLSPEEPPIPDEKNCPYLRTLLNVWDAYLDPMTKRNFYIHKETKEKTWKPPRYPKAKSRSVRSATSQYVGPLHNIVDIPTSAPVSVRVDLAASVPEGWTLETCQGVQYYINKRTQEKWSTHTDENGKPYYYKMDTKETAWELPEVSLLTPNGDPASFGSARPRSRSPGTASPQIPRSVKTQSMFLESHLNFSSFQSQAPGGLMSKSSTLPMNPTSGPTPEGGGLPKSQTLPYNLQVLTPSGAPEIDKKQFHPGTSNQGQEKICGKLNKRMIVENGKAIKKSFSPSFVKVLGTNLVFYKNRQAATQQGSKHGKPEFIEPLQGAFVDKYHNPNKRQTNVIVLTTCNKNQYQLQLDDEIDMQKWLSTLQLTIQELGPCMVDQQLLGLPNVSEGLKKTPSMKQKSRKPSEKEKEETDEEKSRFKTLFEKWMKDPQRPTKKQLEDKGIIDYNVFGGSLKQVCERDKTKVPKFVQRCVAAIEKRGLDQDGLYRISGNMAQITKLRSMLNMDFSALMAESPDRFDYDLDNTELWDIHVLAGSLKLFFRELKEPLFVYAQFDKFILAIAKKTRSEKLKHLKEQVNALPKYNYETLKFLCAHLLRVADKESVNKMSFHNLAIVFGPTLMWKEMDTNFMAHMVMQSQIVEFILLEYKNIFK, from the exons ATGGGGGATAACTCAAATTATGACGGGTCCGATGAGGAAGATTACATTGGTTTCGGGTTTGTTACAAGGAAGCTTGTGGCCCTATATGACTATTCCTATACAGATGATGATGGCCTTGCTGTGCATATGAAAAGTGGAGAACAGTATCATCTGTTGGAGAAGTCTGGGGATTGGTGGGAAGTGATCAGAGCAGGGGACTCGAAAGATCTTTCCTTCTATGTCCCCGCAAATTATGTTAAATTTGTAGACGATAACGAAAGTAACACTCCAGACAAACATCAAGAGGATTCAGATGTGGGTGATCCAGGAAGTGAAATGAGTTCACTTGACGTACATACATCTCTTAAAAATGGTGTGAGTAATGCTGTTGATATTAGGGAAAATCACAAACCAGACGTAGGAATGGATATATATGCCAATAGTAATGTTAGTACATTTATGACAAACAATAATGATGCTCCATCTAAAAATGGAAGTATAACAGTCCGCCCTGGCATGTATCGTCGGAGTTTATCCACTGACGATGGAGGTGACTATGCAAACTTGGAAACATTACGAGAACAAGCAGGATTACCTCCAGCGCCTAAACCACCAGTAAATAAT ATTGCCGTGACAATCTCTCCTTCACCTCAACTGTCCCCCGAGGAGCCCCCTATCCCAGATGAAAAGAACTGTCCCTACCTAAGGACTCTACTCAATGTCTGGGATGCTTATCTTGACCCAATGACAAAGCGAAATTTCTACATTCACAAGGAAACCAAAGAGAAAACTTGGAAACCCCCAAGATATCCAAAGGCTAAG tcTAGGAGTGTGAGGAGTGCCACCTCACAATACGTTGGG CCCCTGCACAACATAGTTGACATTCCAACATCGGCGCCGGTGAGTGTCCGCGTGGACCTTGCGGCATCTGTACCCGAGGGTTGGACCCTGGAGACTTGTCAGGGTGTTCAATACTACATCAACAAACGAACTCAGGAAAag TGGAGTACCCATACAGATGAAAACGGAAAAccttattattataaaatggaCACCAAGGAAACGGCTTGGGAATTACCAGAG GTTTCGTTGCTAACCCCGAATGGAGACCCGGCCAGTTTTGGGAGCGCCCGCCCTCGATCAAGATCTCCTGGTACCGCCTCTCCTCAAATCCCACGCTCCGTTAAGACACAGTCTATGTTTTTGGAATCGCACCTCAACTTCAGCAGTTTTCAGAGCCAGGCCCCTGGGGGCCTCATGTCCAAGTCTTCTACACTTCCAATGAACCCTACCTCAGGACCTACGCCCGAGGGTGGGGGCCTACCCAAATCTCAGACTCTGCCCTATAATCTTCAGGTATTAACTCCGAGTGGTGCCCCT GAAATTGACAAGAAGCAGTTTCATCCTGGGACATCAAATCAAGGG CAAGAAAAGATATGTGGAAAGCTCAATAAACGGATGATTGTGGAGAATGGAAAAGCAATAAA GAAAAGCTTTAGTCCCTCATTTGTCAAAGTGTTGGGTACGAAtttggtgttttataaaaaccgACAGGCAGCTACACAGCAGGGGTCAAAACATGGAAAACCAGAATTTATTGAGCCTTTACAGGGAGCCTTCGTGGACAAGTATCATAATCCAAACAAACGTCAAACTAATGTCATAGTG CTGACGACATGTAATAAGAACCAGTACCAGCTACAATTGGATGATGAGATTGACATGCAGAAATGGTTGTCTACTCTACAACTTACAATCCAGGAATTG GGTCCATGTATGGTTGATCAACAGCTGCTTGGGTTGCCCAATGTTTCAGAAGGTCTGAAGAAAACACCGTCGATGAAACAGAAAA GTCGGAAACCATCCGAGAAGGAGAAAGAAGAAACAGATGAGGAAAAGTCAagatttaaaacattatttgagAAGTGGATGAAAGACCCGCAGAGACCAACAAAGAAACAACTGGAAGACAAAGGCATAATAGATT ATAATGTGTTTGGTGGTTCGTTGAAGCAGGTGTGTGAACGAGACAAGACCAAAGTACCCAAGTTTGTACAGCGGTGTGTAGCAGCCATAGAAAAAAGAG GCCTAGACCAGGATGGCCTGTACCGTATCAGTGGAAACATGGCCCAGATCACAAAGTTACGCTCCATGTTAAATATGG ATTTTTCAGCATTGATGGCCGAATCTCCTG ATCGGTTTGATTACGACCTTGACAACACAGAACTCTGGGACATACACGTGTTGGCGGGATCTCTAAAGTTGTTCTTTCGTGAGCTGAAGGAGCCACTGTTTGTCTATGCTCAGTTTGACAAGTTTATTCTTGCGATTG CTAAGAAGACACGATCAGAAAAACTGAAACATTTAAAGGAGCAAGTTAATGCATTGCCAAAATATAACTACGAGACACTCAAGTTTCTTTGTGCTCACTTGCTGAG AGTTGCAGACAAAGAAAGTGTCAACAAAATGTCCTTCCATAACTTAGCCATAGTGTTTGGACCGACACTGATGTGGAAAGAGATGGACACAAATTTCATGGCCCACATGGTGATGCAAAGTCAAATTGTCGAGTTTATTTTACTGgaatataagaatatatttaaGTGA
- the LOC138314969 gene encoding rho GTPase-activating protein 12-like isoform X1, which yields MGDNSNYDGSDEEDYIGFGFVTRKLVALYDYSYTDDDGLAVHMKSGEQYHLLEKSGDWWEVIRAGDSKDLSFYVPANYVKFVDDNESNTPDKHQEDSDVGDPGSEMSSLDVHTSLKNGVSNAVDIRENHKPDVGMDIYANSNVSTFMTNNNDAPSKNGSITVRPGMYRRSLSTDDGGDYANLETLREQAGLPPAPKPPVNNDENIYANVDSLNIQPQIAVTISPSPQLSPEEPPIPDEKNCPYLRTLLNVWDAYLDPMTKRNFYIHKETKEKTWKPPRYPKAKSRSVRSATSQYVGPLHNIVDIPTSAPVSVRVDLAASVPEGWTLETCQGVQYYINKRTQEKWSTHTDENGKPYYYKMDTKETAWELPEVSLLTPNGDPASFGSARPRSRSPGTASPQIPRSVKTQSMFLESHLNFSSFQSQAPGGLMSKSSTLPMNPTSGPTPEGGGLPKSQTLPYNLQVLTPSGAPEIDKKQFHPGTSNQGQEKICGKLNKRMIVENGKAIKKSFSPSFVKVLGTNLVFYKNRQAATQQGSKHGKPEFIEPLQGAFVDKYHNPNKRQTNVIVLTTCNKNQYQLQLDDEIDMQKWLSTLQLTIQELGPCMVDQQLLGLPNVSEGLKKTPSMKQKSRKPSEKEKEETDEEKSRFKTLFEKWMKDPQRPTKKQLEDKGIIDYNVFGGSLKQVCERDKTKVPKFVQRCVAAIEKRGLDQDGLYRISGNMAQITKLRSMLNMDFSALMAESPDRFDYDLDNTELWDIHVLAGSLKLFFRELKEPLFVYAQFDKFILAIAKKTRSEKLKHLKEQVNALPKYNYETLKFLCAHLLRVADKESVNKMSFHNLAIVFGPTLMWKEMDTNFMAHMVMQSQIVEFILLEYKNIFK from the exons ATGGGGGATAACTCAAATTATGACGGGTCCGATGAGGAAGATTACATTGGTTTCGGGTTTGTTACAAGGAAGCTTGTGGCCCTATATGACTATTCCTATACAGATGATGATGGCCTTGCTGTGCATATGAAAAGTGGAGAACAGTATCATCTGTTGGAGAAGTCTGGGGATTGGTGGGAAGTGATCAGAGCAGGGGACTCGAAAGATCTTTCCTTCTATGTCCCCGCAAATTATGTTAAATTTGTAGACGATAACGAAAGTAACACTCCAGACAAACATCAAGAGGATTCAGATGTGGGTGATCCAGGAAGTGAAATGAGTTCACTTGACGTACATACATCTCTTAAAAATGGTGTGAGTAATGCTGTTGATATTAGGGAAAATCACAAACCAGACGTAGGAATGGATATATATGCCAATAGTAATGTTAGTACATTTATGACAAACAATAATGATGCTCCATCTAAAAATGGAAGTATAACAGTCCGCCCTGGCATGTATCGTCGGAGTTTATCCACTGACGATGGAGGTGACTATGCAAACTTGGAAACATTACGAGAACAAGCAGGATTACCTCCAGCGCCTAAACCACCAGTAAATAAT GATGAGAATATTTATGCCAATGTTGATAGCCTAAACATTCAACCACAGATTGCCGTGACAATCTCTCCTTCACCTCAACTGTCCCCCGAGGAGCCCCCTATCCCAGATGAAAAGAACTGTCCCTACCTAAGGACTCTACTCAATGTCTGGGATGCTTATCTTGACCCAATGACAAAGCGAAATTTCTACATTCACAAGGAAACCAAAGAGAAAACTTGGAAACCCCCAAGATATCCAAAGGCTAAG tcTAGGAGTGTGAGGAGTGCCACCTCACAATACGTTGGG CCCCTGCACAACATAGTTGACATTCCAACATCGGCGCCGGTGAGTGTCCGCGTGGACCTTGCGGCATCTGTACCCGAGGGTTGGACCCTGGAGACTTGTCAGGGTGTTCAATACTACATCAACAAACGAACTCAGGAAAag TGGAGTACCCATACAGATGAAAACGGAAAAccttattattataaaatggaCACCAAGGAAACGGCTTGGGAATTACCAGAG GTTTCGTTGCTAACCCCGAATGGAGACCCGGCCAGTTTTGGGAGCGCCCGCCCTCGATCAAGATCTCCTGGTACCGCCTCTCCTCAAATCCCACGCTCCGTTAAGACACAGTCTATGTTTTTGGAATCGCACCTCAACTTCAGCAGTTTTCAGAGCCAGGCCCCTGGGGGCCTCATGTCCAAGTCTTCTACACTTCCAATGAACCCTACCTCAGGACCTACGCCCGAGGGTGGGGGCCTACCCAAATCTCAGACTCTGCCCTATAATCTTCAGGTATTAACTCCGAGTGGTGCCCCT GAAATTGACAAGAAGCAGTTTCATCCTGGGACATCAAATCAAGGG CAAGAAAAGATATGTGGAAAGCTCAATAAACGGATGATTGTGGAGAATGGAAAAGCAATAAA GAAAAGCTTTAGTCCCTCATTTGTCAAAGTGTTGGGTACGAAtttggtgttttataaaaaccgACAGGCAGCTACACAGCAGGGGTCAAAACATGGAAAACCAGAATTTATTGAGCCTTTACAGGGAGCCTTCGTGGACAAGTATCATAATCCAAACAAACGTCAAACTAATGTCATAGTG CTGACGACATGTAATAAGAACCAGTACCAGCTACAATTGGATGATGAGATTGACATGCAGAAATGGTTGTCTACTCTACAACTTACAATCCAGGAATTG GGTCCATGTATGGTTGATCAACAGCTGCTTGGGTTGCCCAATGTTTCAGAAGGTCTGAAGAAAACACCGTCGATGAAACAGAAAA GTCGGAAACCATCCGAGAAGGAGAAAGAAGAAACAGATGAGGAAAAGTCAagatttaaaacattatttgagAAGTGGATGAAAGACCCGCAGAGACCAACAAAGAAACAACTGGAAGACAAAGGCATAATAGATT ATAATGTGTTTGGTGGTTCGTTGAAGCAGGTGTGTGAACGAGACAAGACCAAAGTACCCAAGTTTGTACAGCGGTGTGTAGCAGCCATAGAAAAAAGAG GCCTAGACCAGGATGGCCTGTACCGTATCAGTGGAAACATGGCCCAGATCACAAAGTTACGCTCCATGTTAAATATGG ATTTTTCAGCATTGATGGCCGAATCTCCTG ATCGGTTTGATTACGACCTTGACAACACAGAACTCTGGGACATACACGTGTTGGCGGGATCTCTAAAGTTGTTCTTTCGTGAGCTGAAGGAGCCACTGTTTGTCTATGCTCAGTTTGACAAGTTTATTCTTGCGATTG CTAAGAAGACACGATCAGAAAAACTGAAACATTTAAAGGAGCAAGTTAATGCATTGCCAAAATATAACTACGAGACACTCAAGTTTCTTTGTGCTCACTTGCTGAG AGTTGCAGACAAAGAAAGTGTCAACAAAATGTCCTTCCATAACTTAGCCATAGTGTTTGGACCGACACTGATGTGGAAAGAGATGGACACAAATTTCATGGCCCACATGGTGATGCAAAGTCAAATTGTCGAGTTTATTTTACTGgaatataagaatatatttaaGTGA